A stretch of Phragmites australis chromosome 12, lpPhrAust1.1, whole genome shotgun sequence DNA encodes these proteins:
- the LOC133886285 gene encoding protein-tyrosine-phosphatase PTP1-like yields the protein RSVTATPTTPPASPSPSTSPSPLSIHASKRRRGTDATGNSQLRPAGGGGGGGRRCSASSAAPPAEGAWVEGFDPLDPDADPPARALTSDQVKHCKKALKEFDKKLGKPAAISKEFWSLPDIRTVLQSPQKFTDAQSPANRARNRYPDVLPFNETRVRLQSSTGNDYINASLIKIDGRDQTKFISTQGPLCNTFEDFWQMVYQNHCPVIVMLTKFDSVKCDEYLPLSKGQEVFGKFTVKITKTRKDGQLMLRGVKVQRDESDEVHSLLHIEHSEWPDHGVPNNSTAVRQIIKRLKYIPREHPIVAHCSAGIGRTGAYITIHNTIERILLGEPGALDLVETVRIFRSRRPGMVQTEEQYKFCYQAIMDDLKDLVSSSKH from the exons CGCTCCGTCACAGCGACCCCGACGACTCCCCCTGCCTCCCCGTCCCCTTCCACTTCCCCCTCCCCGCTGTCCATCCACGCATCCAAGCGCCGCCGCGGGACCGACGCCACGGGGAACTCGCAGCTGCGCCCCGCCGGTGGCGGGGGCGGAGGAGGGCGCCGGTGCTCGGCGtcctccgccgcgccgccggctgAGGGGGCGTGGGTGGAGGGGTTTGACCCTCTCGACCCTGATGCCGATCCGCCGGCCAGGGCGCTCACGAGCGACCAGGTGAAACATTGCAAGAAGGCGCTCAAGGAGTTCGACAAGAAGCTCGGGAAGCCCGCCGCGATCTCCAAGGAGTTCTGGAGCCTCCCG GATATAAGAACAGTGCTTCAGTCGCCGCAGAAGTTTACTGATGCTCAGAGTCCTGCTAATAGGGCAAGAAACCGCTACCCTGATGTCTTGCCAT TTAATGAAACCAGGGTACGACTACAGTCTTCAACAGGCAATGATTACATCAATGCAAGCCTTATAAAG ATTGATGGCAGAGATCAAACAAAGTTCATTTCCACTCAAGGTCCACTATGCAATACATTTGAAGATTTTTGGCAGATGGTTTATCAGAACCACTGTCCTGTGATTGTTATGCTCACGAAATTTGACAGTGTTAAG TGTGATGAGTATCTTCCATTGAGCAAGGGACAGGAAGTTTTTGGAAAATTCACCGTTAAGATCACGAAGACCAGAAAAGATGGTCAGTTAATGTTGCGTGGTGTGAAGGTGCAACGGGATGAG TCAGATGAAGTGCACTCTCTTCTCCACATTGAGCACTCTGAATGGCCTGACCATGGGGTGCCAAACAACAGCACTGCTGTACGACAAAtaataaaaagattaaaatacATTCCGAGAGAACATCCAATAGTTGCACATTGCAG TGCAGGCATTGGAAGAACGGGTGCATATATCACTATCCATAATACAATAGAGAGGATTTTACTTGGTGAACCGGGTGCTTTGGATCTTGTTGAAACTGTCAGAATATTTAGATCTCGGCGACCTGGAATGGTCCAGACAGAG GAACAATACAAGTTTTGCTATCAGGCAATCATGGATGATCTGAAAGATCTGGTATCAAGCTCGAAACACTGA